The nucleotide sequence TGTTTATTATTGCTTTAAACATCTAAAGATAAACTTCTATTTCGGAAAGATAGACTTAAAATTATTAAAGGAAATATTAGGGTATTCCTTTTTTGTATTTTTAGGAGTTGTCGTTGACCAGATAAATTGGAATACAGATCAGTTTATATTAGGTATATTTACTGATACAGCAGCTGTTGCAGTATATGCAATTGGTATGCTATTTATTAAACTTTATTTACAGTTTTCTACTTCTATAAGTGGATTGTTATTGCCAATGGTTTCTATGATGGTCGCAAATAATGCTAATAACGAAAAATTAACAGGATTAATGATTAAGTATGGAAGAGTACAATATATAATTATGGCTTATATACTAATTGGTTTTATTTTATTTGGACAACCTTTTATAAATATATGGGCTGGAAGTAATTACGACAGTGCTTATTACATTGTGTTGATTATTCTGATTCCATTGACTATACCTTTAATACAAAACACAGGTTTATCTATTTTAAGGGCTAAAAATCTACAAGGATTTAGATCCATTGTTTTAATGTTGATTGCAGTGTTAAATATACTAATTTCTATTCCTTTAGTTAAGCACTTTGGAGGAATTGGAGCTGCAATTGGTACTGGATTTTCTCTTACAATAGGAAACAGTATTATAATGAATATTTATTATCATCGTAGAATTGGTATTAATATACCAATTTTTTGGAAGAATATTCTATATATGACCATGCCAGTTGTGATTTCACTAGTTGTGGGTTATGGAATAAACTTTATAATACCACAGAATAGTCTATTATTCTTAATCTTTAAGATAGTGTTGTTCTCCATTAGTTATATTCTATTATTATGGTTTTACGGTTTAAATGAATTTGAAAAAGAATTATTTATATCATTTGCTAGAGCAATTAAAAAAACAACAGTTAAATTCAGGTTTAGAAATAAAACCTAGAAATGTAATATAAAGTCATTTAATAAAGTAGGTGTAGTTTATAAAATGAAGGACATTGAGGAATTATATAATACGGTAATTAAGAATGATTACTCCTATGGTACAGGAGCTTGTGCTGTTTTAAATAAAAAAATAAAAATGGAATTGAATGAATACGGAGAATACAAGCCCAATTTCAAACACGCATTAACAGACGACAGTGAGGAATTACCGTTACAAATGGTCTGTCCTAATTCAGATACTAGTCCAAATGAGGATGAAATAAGTAAAACTTTATATGCAAAAGTTCCGGGTATTGAATATGATAAAAGAATTGGTTATTATAAGGAACTCTATGCTGGCCATGTTGTAGAAGGTGATTATCGTAAAAATGCAAGTTCCGGAGGATTCGGTACTTGGATTTTCAAGGAATTATTTGATAGAAACCTGATCGATGGTGTGATACATGTAAAGGAAAATAACGATAAGGAAAATCCAATACTTTTTAAATATGATATTTCTAGATCGGTCGAAGAAATAAAAGCTGGTGCAAAGACAAGATATTATCCTGTAGAATTTTCACAAGTAATTAATAAAATTAAAGAGATACCTGGTAGATACGCAATAATAGGAATACCAAGTTTCATAATGGCTATCAGACTATTGGCCCTACAGGATCCCATAGTGAACGATAGGATAAAATATACAATAGGTCTAATTTGTGGACATCAAAAAAGTGCTAAATTTGCTGATTGTTTAGCCTGGCAAGTGGGAATAGAGCCCGGAGCATTAAGGTCAATTAATTTTAGAAAAAAAATACCAAATTCTCCTGCGAATCGATATGGTGTAGAAATGACTGGTGTTATAAATGGTAAAGAGGTTACAATTACCAAAAGTATGAGTGAACTTCTAGGT is from Solibacillus isronensis and encodes:
- a CDS encoding oligosaccharide flippase family protein, whose amino-acid sequence is MSQLKAGAILSYLSIFVTILIALLYTPIMIRLLGQTEYGLYALIGSVAAYFSILDLGLGNAIVRYTARNRAIGDKQFESKLNGMFLILYSLIGVLTILVGIILFNTIEGLFGKSLTTLELEKAKVMVIILIINFALSFPLAVFGSIMQAYERFITVKTVGIIRSIMIPFLTLPILFLGYGSVSMVVVTTIVNISCLLFNVYYCFKHLKINFYFGKIDLKLLKEILGYSFFVFLGVVVDQINWNTDQFILGIFTDTAAVAVYAIGMLFIKLYLQFSTSISGLLLPMVSMMVANNANNEKLTGLMIKYGRVQYIIMAYILIGFILFGQPFINIWAGSNYDSAYYIVLIILIPLTIPLIQNTGLSILRAKNLQGFRSIVLMLIAVLNILISIPLVKHFGGIGAAIGTGFSLTIGNSIIMNIYYHRRIGINIPIFWKNILYMTMPVVISLVVGYGINFIIPQNSLLFLIFKIVLFSISYILLLWFYGLNEFEKELFISFARAIKKTTVKFRFRNKT
- a CDS encoding Coenzyme F420 hydrogenase/dehydrogenase, beta subunit C-terminal domain; this translates as MKDIEELYNTVIKNDYSYGTGACAVLNKKIKMELNEYGEYKPNFKHALTDDSEELPLQMVCPNSDTSPNEDEISKTLYAKVPGIEYDKRIGYYKELYAGHVVEGDYRKNASSGGFGTWIFKELFDRNLIDGVIHVKENNDKENPILFKYDISRSVEEIKAGAKTRYYPVEFSQVINKIKEIPGRYAIIGIPSFIMAIRLLALQDPIVNDRIKYTIGLICGHQKSAKFADCLAWQVGIEPGALRSINFRKKIPNSPANRYGVEMTGVINGKEVTITKSMSELLGHNWGQGFFKSKASDFTDDVMNETADVTLGDAWLPEYSSDSKGNNVILVRNEVIASILEEGIKNKKVKLDKISVETIVKSQASHFQHTREELGYRLYKKDQLGQWRPQKRISASNDIPFIRKRIQDKRMQISKESHLSFKKAVELGDLNYFINHMEKYVKRYNRLYHVKSIFELGPKKIIMKISNKISRKSTIN